From a region of the Posidoniimonas polymericola genome:
- a CDS encoding carboxylate-amine ligase has translation MAKIDFTSNERPTVGVELELGLVDGETMGLTSAFARVAEELRSLGIDDASLKPELMQSVLEINTGVCTTIDQAEQDLTAKLRQVQQACDNQGVRLWWGATHPFSKWAEQQVTEDERYFNLVHLLQEMARRLVTFGLHVHVGVDSGDKAVMICDRIMRHLPTLLSLSCSSPFWEGRDTGLHSHRSKVMEGLPTAGLPTLMRNWSEYVWLVNHMIDTGFINSIREIWWDVRPHHNFGTVEVRVCDMPGNLQDTLAIAALVQCLVKGLSDEIEEGAYQHDCHPMMVAQNKWRATRFGVRAQLVDSYTHEVLPVVAAVTRLTSRLRGVAEELGCVDRLQHCIQMADGPSAAERQLAILNETRSPQEVVRQLTAAARV, from the coding sequence ATGGCCAAGATCGACTTCACCAGCAACGAGCGGCCGACGGTCGGCGTGGAACTCGAACTGGGCCTGGTCGACGGCGAGACCATGGGCCTCACCAGCGCCTTCGCCCGCGTCGCCGAGGAACTTCGATCGCTCGGCATCGACGACGCCAGCCTCAAGCCCGAGCTGATGCAGAGCGTGCTGGAGATCAATACCGGCGTCTGCACCACGATCGACCAGGCCGAGCAGGACCTAACCGCCAAGCTGCGGCAGGTGCAGCAGGCGTGCGACAACCAGGGCGTGCGGCTGTGGTGGGGCGCCACCCACCCGTTCTCCAAATGGGCCGAGCAGCAGGTCACCGAGGACGAGCGGTATTTCAACCTGGTGCACCTGCTGCAGGAGATGGCCCGCCGGCTGGTGACCTTCGGCCTGCACGTGCACGTTGGGGTCGACTCGGGCGACAAGGCGGTGATGATCTGCGACCGGATCATGCGGCACCTGCCGACGCTGCTGTCGCTGAGCTGCTCGAGCCCGTTCTGGGAGGGCCGCGACACCGGCCTGCACTCGCACCGCAGCAAGGTGATGGAGGGCCTGCCGACCGCCGGCCTGCCGACCCTGATGCGGAACTGGAGCGAGTACGTGTGGCTGGTCAACCACATGATCGACACCGGCTTCATCAACTCGATTCGCGAGATCTGGTGGGACGTTCGTCCGCACCACAACTTCGGCACGGTCGAGGTCCGGGTGTGCGACATGCCGGGCAACCTGCAGGACACGCTGGCGATCGCGGCGCTGGTGCAGTGCCTGGTGAAGGGCCTGTCGGACGAAATCGAAGAAGGCGCCTACCAGCACGACTGCCACCCCATGATGGTGGCGCAGAACAAGTGGCGGGCGACCCGCTTCGGCGTCCGGGCCCAGTTGGTCGACAGCTACACGCACGAGGTGCTGCCGGTCGTCGCGGCGGTGACCCGGCTCACCAGCAGGCTGCGCGGCGTCGCCGAGGAGCTGGGCTGCGTTGACCGGCTGCAACACTGCATCCAGATGGCCGACGGCCCGAGCGCCGCCGAGCGGCAGCTCGCCATCCTCAACGAAACCCGGTCCCCGCAGGAAGTTGTCCGACAGCTGACCGCCGCGGCGAGGGTTTGA
- a CDS encoding RNA polymerase sigma factor codes for MTTATETFEFELYSSDTPLETLVAAAQQGDRDAFGQLVERYEGMVKSVALRRLGDEAEALELAQDVFMKAMQRIDQLKEPAALGGWLRQITVRMAINRQVRRKPVVSAEPQTLEATVYESRTPLDSALTNERAQQVRGGLDRLGEMDRSTLVAFYVRGESLNEMSVAFRAPVGTIKRRLHVARKRLAAELEMLQAV; via the coding sequence ATGACTACCGCTACCGAAACTTTCGAATTCGAGTTGTACTCGAGCGACACCCCGCTCGAGACGCTTGTTGCCGCCGCCCAGCAGGGCGACCGCGACGCCTTCGGCCAGTTGGTCGAGCGTTACGAGGGGATGGTCAAGAGCGTCGCCCTGCGTCGTCTCGGAGACGAGGCCGAGGCGCTCGAGCTTGCTCAGGACGTGTTCATGAAGGCGATGCAGCGGATCGATCAGCTCAAGGAGCCGGCCGCCCTTGGCGGGTGGTTGCGGCAGATCACCGTCCGCATGGCGATCAACCGTCAGGTCCGGCGTAAGCCGGTCGTGTCGGCCGAGCCGCAGACCCTCGAGGCGACCGTCTACGAGAGCCGCACCCCGCTCGACAGCGCCTTGACCAACGAGCGGGCCCAGCAGGTCCGTGGCGGCTTGGACCGCCTCGGCGAGATGGACCGCAGCACGCTGGTCGCGTTCTACGTGCGAGGCGAGTCGCTCAACGAGATGAGCGTCGCGTTCCGGGCGCCGGTCGGCACGATCAAGCGTCGGCTGCACGTCGCACGGAAGCGGCTCGCGGCCGAGCTCGAGATGCTGCAGGCCGTTTGA
- a CDS encoding menaquinone biosynthesis family protein gives MTTSPSSTKQLIRVGHSPDPDDAFMFYALAKDKLDTGGYEFTHELVDIETLNQRAFGGELELTAVSIHAYAFLRDKYMLCNCGASMGDNYGPMVVAKDECSVEDLKSRTIAVPGKLTSAFLSLRLCLGQDFDYVLVPFDQIIPAVAAGEFEGKKVDAGLIIHEGQLTYGDQDLKLIVDMGVWWHDLTGGLPLPLGANAIRKDLGDETIVEVERLLKESIVYGLDNRQPALDYALQYGRDLDNQKADKFVGMYVNDWTRDFGDKGREAVALFLKMGHEAGVLPELVEPEFVGR, from the coding sequence ATGACCACCTCCCCGTCGTCGACCAAACAGCTCATCCGTGTTGGCCACAGCCCCGACCCGGACGACGCCTTCATGTTCTACGCCCTGGCGAAGGACAAGCTCGACACAGGCGGCTACGAGTTCACGCACGAGCTGGTTGATATCGAGACCCTCAACCAGCGGGCCTTCGGCGGGGAGCTGGAGCTGACCGCGGTGAGCATCCACGCGTACGCCTTCCTGCGCGACAAGTACATGCTGTGCAACTGCGGCGCGAGCATGGGCGACAACTACGGCCCGATGGTCGTGGCCAAGGACGAGTGCTCGGTCGAGGACCTCAAGAGCCGCACGATCGCCGTGCCGGGCAAGCTGACCAGCGCGTTCTTGTCGCTGCGGCTCTGCCTGGGCCAGGACTTCGACTACGTGCTGGTGCCGTTCGACCAGATCATCCCGGCCGTAGCCGCGGGCGAGTTCGAGGGGAAGAAGGTCGACGCCGGCCTGATCATCCACGAGGGCCAGCTCACCTACGGCGACCAGGACTTGAAGCTGATCGTCGACATGGGCGTCTGGTGGCACGACCTGACCGGCGGCCTGCCGCTGCCGCTGGGCGCCAACGCGATCCGCAAGGACCTGGGCGACGAGACCATCGTTGAGGTCGAGCGGCTGCTGAAGGAGAGCATCGTGTACGGTCTGGACAACCGACAGCCGGCGCTCGACTACGCCCTGCAGTACGGCCGCGACCTCGATAATCAGAAGGCCGACAAGTTTGTCGGCATGTACGTCAACGACTGGACCCGCGACTTCGGCGACAAGGGCCGCGAGGCGGTCGCCCTGTTCCTGAAGATGGGCCACGAGGCGGGCGTGCTGCCCGAGCTGGTCGAGCCGGAGTTTGTCGGGAGGTAG
- a CDS encoding transglutaminase-like domain-containing protein, whose product MSKIDVHADLKYEVRCETVFLFQIAAAHTEHQTLIWEQLVLEPKLEAERYHVGLEGNQLHRLVVQPCELKVSYQANVELAPNVNRPTSVGESNTSQMPPEVLTYLNPSRYCQSDLLARFAFEEFGQLPRGFSRVQAICDWVFEHLDYTPGSTNSSTTSADVLLQRTGVCRDYAHLAITLCRGVGIPARYVAGYAVGLQPPDFHGFMEAFLDGQWYLFDPTKLAPVSGLVRIGVGRDAADVSFATLTGDAVLIDKTVWASQSDYQNLPDPQSGGPPAVSTA is encoded by the coding sequence ATGTCCAAGATTGATGTCCACGCCGACCTTAAGTACGAGGTGCGGTGTGAGACTGTGTTCCTGTTTCAGATCGCCGCGGCGCACACCGAGCATCAGACGCTCATCTGGGAGCAGCTGGTGCTCGAACCCAAGCTGGAAGCGGAGCGATACCACGTGGGGCTTGAGGGGAACCAATTGCACCGGCTTGTGGTTCAGCCGTGCGAGCTAAAGGTGTCGTACCAAGCGAATGTCGAGTTGGCGCCGAACGTGAATCGACCGACCTCCGTGGGCGAATCCAACACGTCCCAGATGCCGCCCGAGGTGCTCACCTACCTGAACCCGAGCCGCTACTGCCAGAGCGACCTGCTGGCGAGGTTTGCATTCGAAGAGTTTGGTCAGTTGCCCCGCGGTTTCAGCCGGGTGCAGGCAATCTGCGACTGGGTCTTTGAGCACCTCGACTACACCCCAGGCAGCACCAACTCATCGACGACCTCCGCGGACGTCCTGCTGCAAAGGACCGGCGTCTGTCGCGACTACGCCCACTTGGCGATCACCCTCTGCCGTGGCGTGGGCATCCCGGCCCGCTACGTCGCGGGCTACGCGGTCGGGCTGCAGCCGCCGGACTTCCACGGCTTCATGGAGGCCTTTCTCGACGGGCAGTGGTACCTGTTCGACCCCACCAAACTCGCGCCCGTAAGCGGATTGGTCCGAATCGGGGTCGGGCGCGACGCCGCCGACGTGTCGTTTGCCACGCTGACTGGCGACGCGGTGCTGATCGACAAAACCGTGTGGGCCAGCCAATCCGACTACCAAAACCTGCCAGACCCGCAGTCTGGCGGTCCCCCGGCCGTTTCTACGGCGTGA
- a CDS encoding proteasome-type protease has protein sequence MTFCVGIKVRQGVVALADTQIVRGSEQVSKQKLSFVNHANDSLFVMTSGLRSVRDKSLTYLGEQLDQQPQPIERLFKVVNLFGEQLRRVHGEDSAALAASGLSWNPHAIIGGRLSQDLSPQMFYVYPEGNWIESASDSPYFIIGRTHYGKPILDRLLTFETPLQSAVALALLAFDATRTSVTDVECPIDVAVIAEGDRHARFQRFTADEINSVTKWWSQTLSESLASMPMDWAANLF, from the coding sequence ATGACGTTCTGTGTTGGCATTAAGGTTCGTCAGGGCGTCGTGGCGCTTGCGGACACGCAGATCGTTCGCGGCAGCGAGCAGGTTAGCAAGCAAAAGCTATCGTTTGTGAATCACGCGAATGACTCGCTCTTCGTTATGACCAGCGGGCTGCGGTCGGTTCGCGACAAGTCGCTGACCTACCTGGGCGAACAGCTCGATCAGCAACCGCAGCCGATTGAACGCCTGTTCAAGGTTGTGAACCTGTTCGGAGAGCAGCTGCGGCGGGTTCACGGTGAGGACAGCGCGGCGCTCGCTGCTAGCGGTCTGTCGTGGAACCCACACGCGATCATTGGCGGCCGGCTTAGCCAAGACCTCTCGCCGCAAATGTTTTACGTCTACCCGGAAGGCAATTGGATTGAGTCGGCTTCCGATTCGCCCTATTTCATCATCGGGCGGACCCACTACGGCAAGCCGATCCTCGATCGATTGCTCACGTTTGAGACTCCCCTGCAGTCGGCGGTCGCCCTCGCCCTGCTGGCGTTCGACGCGACTCGCACGAGCGTTACCGATGTGGAGTGCCCGATCGATGTCGCCGTCATCGCCGAGGGGGACCGCCACGCCAGGTTCCAGCGATTTACCGCCGACGAGATCAACAGTGTGACGAAGTGGTGGTCGCAAACGCTTTCCGAGTCTCTCGCTTCGATGCCGATGGACTGGGCCGCTAATTTGTTTTGA
- a CDS encoding DUF423 domain-containing protein, which translates to MNWLTTAGIWGAIGIAIGAFGAHGLPTYLGESGYDAAAVAQRLETFHTGAQYHMYAALGLVGVGVAARSVVSGTLQAAGWLQLGGSLIFSGLLYAIALLSDDFRWLGAIVPIGGLTMIGGWVMIAVTGFARRGESPPPMGEG; encoded by the coding sequence ATGAATTGGCTAACAACAGCGGGCATTTGGGGGGCGATCGGGATCGCCATCGGCGCGTTTGGTGCCCACGGACTGCCGACCTATCTTGGGGAGAGCGGCTACGACGCCGCGGCGGTTGCCCAGCGGCTCGAGACTTTTCACACCGGCGCGCAATACCATATGTACGCGGCCCTGGGGTTGGTCGGCGTCGGCGTGGCTGCGCGGTCGGTTGTCAGCGGCACGCTGCAGGCGGCCGGCTGGCTGCAGCTCGGCGGTTCGCTGATCTTCAGCGGGCTGCTGTACGCGATCGCGCTGCTGAGCGACGACTTCCGCTGGCTTGGCGCGATCGTGCCGATCGGCGGGCTGACGATGATCGGCGGCTGGGTGATGATCGCGGTGACGGGTTTTGCGCGGCGCGGCGAATCCCCTCCCCCCATGGGGGAGGGTTAG
- a CDS encoding M20 metallopeptidase family protein has product MLWHKRIDAIIDAELEQIIGLRRHLHANPEPSGEEAQTSVLLYQRLGDLGLDVKIGPEGRGLLVESRRQTADKRIALRGDIDALRIQDEKNVPYRSQCDGVMHACGHDAHTACLFGALLAMDQLEREGALPGPVTWRGIFQPSEETATGAKQMVGAGAMKGVNAAIALHVDPNLPVGQVGVRSGVLTANAEMMRIEVHGAGGHAARPHESHDPIAAAAQLISTLYQFVPRKTDSRQAVVVTIGRVDGGHSANVIPERVLLEGTVRTLDRAVQRTTLEHIRHLAHGVAEITGTRIEVSFPVSIPAVENDATLSELIRSQALLLLGQSGVRLIDAPSMGSEDFSVYGDHAPIAMFRLGAAAKPPGPALHTPHFDIDERCLAIGAKLLARSAVMWGLQGINIC; this is encoded by the coding sequence ATGCTCTGGCACAAACGCATCGACGCCATCATCGACGCTGAGCTGGAGCAGATTATCGGGCTGCGGCGTCACCTGCACGCCAACCCGGAGCCGAGCGGCGAGGAGGCCCAGACCAGCGTGCTGCTGTACCAGCGGCTGGGCGACCTGGGGCTCGACGTAAAGATCGGCCCAGAGGGCAGGGGGCTGCTGGTCGAGAGCCGCCGGCAGACCGCCGACAAGCGGATCGCGCTGCGTGGCGATATCGACGCCCTGCGGATCCAGGACGAGAAGAATGTCCCCTACCGTAGCCAGTGCGACGGTGTGATGCACGCTTGTGGGCACGACGCGCACACCGCGTGCCTGTTCGGCGCCCTGTTGGCGATGGACCAGCTAGAGCGCGAGGGGGCCCTGCCGGGGCCGGTCACCTGGCGGGGGATCTTCCAACCGTCTGAGGAGACCGCCACCGGCGCCAAGCAGATGGTCGGCGCCGGCGCGATGAAGGGCGTCAACGCGGCGATCGCATTGCACGTCGACCCGAACCTGCCGGTCGGCCAGGTCGGCGTCCGGTCGGGCGTGCTGACGGCGAACGCCGAGATGATGCGGATCGAGGTGCACGGCGCCGGCGGGCACGCCGCGCGGCCGCACGAGTCGCACGACCCGATCGCCGCCGCCGCGCAGCTCATCAGCACGCTCTACCAGTTTGTGCCCCGCAAGACCGACAGCCGCCAGGCGGTGGTGGTGACCATCGGCCGCGTCGACGGCGGGCACAGTGCGAACGTGATCCCCGAACGCGTGCTGCTCGAGGGAACGGTCCGCACGCTCGACCGCGCGGTGCAGCGGACCACGCTCGAGCACATCCGCCACTTGGCGCACGGCGTGGCGGAGATCACCGGCACGCGGATCGAGGTGTCCTTCCCGGTCAGCATCCCCGCGGTCGAGAACGACGCGACGCTTTCCGAGCTGATCCGCTCGCAGGCGCTGCTGCTGCTGGGCCAGTCGGGCGTGCGGCTGATCGACGCGCCGAGCATGGGGAGCGAGGACTTCTCGGTGTACGGCGACCACGCCCCGATCGCCATGTTCCGCCTGGGCGCGGCTGCGAAGCCCCCCGGGCCCGCGCTGCACACTCCCCATTTTGACATCGACGAGCGGTGCCTGGCGATCGGCGCCAAGCTGCTGGCGCGGTCGGCCGTGATGTGGGGCCTGCAGGGCATCAATATCTGTTAA
- a CDS encoding cytochrome c, whose protein sequence is MSKILIRLPASLLAVALVASAVAAPPGRRAKRPEFTPSERAVFFADVASVLDGPRPDFGRLAETRTAAAGSITAAGGGDAGASEQWGPLITTDTVENEIKRQAQRVAEVTASATTFKGGGYRQARDAFSTLALMFRVAAEHENDARWRDIAPGLSTLFGRAAANCKVGTDGSYREAAARSQDLTDLVRGSRPDVPAGDPDQLWSDLADRSPIMKRIEDAQQKQLGPLLGSGASFSRSAEDAAHAAQILAFLSEVLTREEFIDAGDEEYDAFARAMRDAAADISRAADQDDYPTAREAYGRLNKACSDCHDLYRG, encoded by the coding sequence ATGAGCAAGATCTTGATTCGGCTACCAGCCTCGTTGCTCGCTGTCGCGCTGGTCGCGTCGGCGGTAGCGGCGCCACCGGGGCGCCGGGCGAAGCGGCCCGAGTTCACCCCGAGCGAGCGGGCCGTCTTCTTCGCCGATGTGGCGTCGGTCCTGGATGGGCCGCGGCCCGACTTCGGGCGGCTCGCCGAAACACGCACTGCGGCCGCCGGTTCAATAACCGCTGCAGGCGGAGGCGATGCCGGCGCGAGCGAGCAGTGGGGACCACTGATCACGACCGACACGGTCGAGAACGAAATCAAACGCCAGGCCCAACGCGTCGCGGAGGTGACCGCGTCGGCGACCACGTTCAAGGGCGGCGGCTACCGACAGGCCCGTGACGCCTTCAGCACGCTGGCGTTGATGTTCCGCGTGGCCGCCGAGCACGAGAACGACGCCCGCTGGCGCGACATCGCCCCGGGACTGAGCACGCTGTTCGGCCGCGCCGCGGCCAACTGCAAGGTGGGCACAGACGGCTCCTACCGCGAGGCGGCCGCCCGGTCGCAGGATCTGACCGACCTGGTGCGTGGTTCCCGCCCCGACGTTCCGGCGGGCGACCCCGACCAGCTCTGGTCGGACCTTGCCGACCGGTCGCCGATCATGAAACGCATCGAGGACGCCCAGCAGAAGCAGCTCGGCCCGCTGCTCGGCAGCGGCGCCAGCTTCTCACGCTCGGCCGAGGACGCCGCGCACGCCGCCCAGATCCTGGCCTTCCTGAGCGAAGTGCTTACCCGCGAAGAGTTTATCGACGCCGGGGACGAAGAGTACGACGCCTTCGCCCGGGCTATGCGGGATGCGGCGGCGGACATCTCGCGGGCCGCGGACCAGGACGACTACCCCACCGCCCGCGAGGCCTACGGCCGCCTAAACAAGGCCTGTTCCGATTGCCACGACCTGTACCGCGGCTGA
- a CDS encoding SHOCT domain-containing protein: MRQLSPQGQQVVNDLSQRHGFSQDAVTHMMFAVLNGNGSMAQFNHPEFGGSGQWMNGGMMMLGDMFNHGLKSRVGSLCQDIANILVNQPGLLQSGSFQSQSQSGGGQQNQATGAPMGQSSLFVPDPEENWWPTDLGAPSATGNQNNVRYAYFANIGRLAVKTGGQVWVYDTLNHQIGGFSQQQGSGSSITFSSQFGTVALSSLPVVSRDGQPVQASPAASPSSYGAPASGSSPAPSGNAPAGGDVFALLERLGELRDKGIVSDDEFNRKKADLLDRL; this comes from the coding sequence ATGAGACAGCTATCACCTCAGGGCCAGCAAGTCGTCAACGACCTTTCGCAACGGCACGGCTTTAGCCAGGACGCCGTCACGCATATGATGTTTGCTGTGCTCAACGGGAATGGCAGCATGGCGCAGTTCAACCACCCCGAGTTCGGCGGGTCGGGGCAGTGGATGAACGGCGGCATGATGATGCTGGGCGACATGTTCAATCATGGGCTCAAGAGTCGTGTCGGCTCGCTCTGCCAGGACATCGCCAACATCCTTGTCAATCAACCGGGGCTGCTGCAATCGGGGAGCTTCCAGTCGCAGAGCCAAAGCGGCGGCGGCCAGCAGAACCAGGCCACCGGCGCGCCGATGGGCCAATCGAGTCTGTTCGTGCCCGACCCCGAAGAGAACTGGTGGCCGACCGATTTGGGCGCGCCGAGCGCAACGGGCAACCAGAATAACGTGCGCTACGCCTACTTCGCCAACATCGGACGTCTGGCCGTAAAAACGGGCGGCCAGGTGTGGGTCTACGACACGCTCAACCACCAGATCGGTGGCTTCTCCCAGCAGCAAGGGTCGGGCAGCTCCATCACGTTCTCGAGTCAGTTTGGCACGGTCGCGCTGTCGAGCCTGCCTGTGGTGTCCCGTGATGGGCAACCGGTTCAGGCGTCGCCCGCTGCAAGCCCGTCGAGCTATGGTGCTCCCGCATCCGGGTCGTCCCCTGCTCCCAGTGGGAATGCACCGGCGGGGGGCGACGTATTCGCCTTGCTAGAGCGCCTCGGCGAGCTGCGCGACAAGGGGATCGTGAGCGACGACGAGTTCAACCGCAAGAAGGCCGACCTGCTCGACCGACTGTAG